AGATGGCGTGGGGCGACAAGGGAACGCTGTTCGTCGGCTCGTTCGGCCTTGGCAACGTCTATGCGATCAAGGACAACAACGGCAAGAAAGAGGTCAAGACGATCCTCAAGGGCCTCAACATGCCCACCGGCCTCACCTTCAAGGATGGCGCGCTCTACGTCATCGCGGTCGATAAGCTGATCAAGTACGACAACGCCGAGGCCAATCTCGACAATCTCGGCCAAGGCAAGGTGGTGTATGACGACATGCCGTCCTATGCGGCGCATGGCTGGAAATACATCTCCGTCGACAAGGACGGCTGGTTCTACATTCCGTTCGGCCCGCCCTTCAACATCGGCATTCCGCCGACCAGCGTGTCGCAGATCCGCCGCGTCGATCCGAAGACCGGCAACGCGGAGATCTGGGCGCTCGGCGTGCGCAACTCGGTCGGCGGCGACGTCGATCCGCGCACCGGCAAATACTGGTTCACCGAAAATGCGCGCGACTGGATCAGCGATGATCTGCCGAGCGACAAGCTCAACATGATCGGCAGGATGGGCGAGCATTTCGGTTATCCCTATTGCCATCAGGGCGACCTGCCGGATCCGAAATTCGCGATGGGCCACAAGTGCTCGGAGTTCACCCCGCCGGTGCTCAAACTCGGCGCTCACGTCGCTCCGCTCGGCATGAAGTTCTATACCGGCAGCCAATTCCCGGCCGATTACAAGAACAACATCCTGATCGCCGAGCACGGCTCCTGGAATCGGCACAAGTATCAGGGCGGCCGCATCGTGCGCGTGATCGTCGGGCCTGACGGCAAGAACGCCAAGCAGGAGGTGTTCGCCTCCGGCTGGATCGAGGGCGACCAGGGCTATCTCGGTCGTCCCGCCGACATCCTGCTCGACAAGGACGGCTCGATCCTCGTTGCCGACGACTGGGCCGGTGCGATCTATCGCATCAGCTACAGCAAGAAGTAACGGCTGAACTCATGTGGGCTGCGGTGGCCTTTGAGGCGGCCGCAGCCTCTCGTGATGCAGCCGGAAACGGAACCACCTCGTCATGCCCGGACTTGATCCGGGCATCCATCCAAACAAACACCCTTCTGCAAGCCAGATGGATTGCCGGGTCGTCCCCGATCAGGTCGAGGACAGGCGGCCGGCAGTGACACGTGGAGAGAACTGGCAATGCGCGTTGCGTCATTCGGAATTCTGTCGGCGGCGATCCTGCTGACCTCGTTTGCCCATGCCGCCGATATCGCCGCCGGCAAGGAGAAGGCCGAGCTGTGCGCCGGCTGTCACGGCGAGAACGGTATCTCGCAGACGGAGAACATTCCCTCGCTCGCGGGCCAGCTCGATCAGTTCATCCAGTGGCAGCTGGTGTTCTTCCGCGCCGGCGCGCGCAAGAACGAGCAGATGCAGCCGATCGTCGAGCAGCTCAACAACGAGGACATCCGCAATCTCGGCGCCTATTTCGCTTCGCTGACGCCGTTCAAGGGCGGCAAGGACGACAATCCGGAATTGTCGGAGAAGGGCAAGCAGGCCGCCGCCGGCCGCCGCTGCGCGTCATGCCACACCGACACCTTTGCCGGCACCAAGGCCGTCGCACGCATCGCTGGCCAGCGCGAGGAATATCTCGTCAAGGCGTTGCACGACTACAAGTCAGGTTTGCGCTCAGGCGGCGCCCAGGCCGCGATGGCCGACGTGGCATATCCCTTGAGCGATGAGGAGATCACGGCGCTGGCGCATTATCTGGCGTATCTGTGAGATGGGCGAATAGCGAATAGGGAGTCGCGAATAGACGCGTAGCCCGGATGAAGCGAAGCGAAATCCGGGAATCGTCGTATCGCAGATCAACTGGACCCGGATTCCGCTGCGCTGCATCCGGGCTACAGAGCTAACCTCCTCGCTGCTTCTCGTATGCCTTCAGATGCGTGTACGCCGTGCGCAGCTTCGGTACCGGAATCTTGGCCGCATCCGCGCGCACGATCAGATCGCCGATCACGTGATCGGCCTCGACCGGAAGCCCGGCCTTGATGTCGCGGAACATCGACGCCGTCATCGGCGAGCCTTCGGTCGTGAGCAGCCCGCGGGTGCGCTGGAAGAACGGGCCGCCCGGCATATGGCCGGCGTCGGCGGCGATCGCGCTGCATTCGTCGAGGATGCCGATCAGGAAGTCCTTGCCGCCGGGCGCGGCCAGGATGTTGCCGACCGAGGTCCGCATCAGGCTGGTGGAGGCGGCGAGGGAGGCCAGGAACACCCACTTCTCCCACATGTCCTGCATGATGTGATCGCTGGCGGCCGCGCCGTTGACGACAGAGAAGGTGTCCGCGATCGCGCGTACCCGGTCCGAGATCCCGCCAGCACGCTCGCCGAAATTCAGCGACTGCATCGGCTGAAGCTGCACCACCTCGCGCGCCTCGTTCAGCGTCGCCGCGATCGCGCAGAGCCCGCCGAGCACGTGGGGTGCGCCGAATGTCCTGTCCAGCACGTCGAGATGCAGCATGCCGTTGAGCAGCGGAATGATCGCGGTCTTGTCGCCGACGGCCGGCGCAAAGGACTTGATCGCATCGTCGAGATCGAATGCCTTGCAGCTCAACAGCACGACGTCGAATTTCTCGGAGAGCTTGTCGGCCTGCACGGTCG
The DNA window shown above is from Bradyrhizobium sp. ISRA464 and carries:
- a CDS encoding PQQ-dependent sugar dehydrogenase — its product is MKSAFNRSILAFAAIALLAGTTFASAQQQTDKNRPLKKYESGNKEFWTHPPDDWFLGDETEAQKGLAPPSGPPTGSSDAELAATIKKIKLPPGFKIEVYASNVLAARQMAWGDKGTLFVGSFGLGNVYAIKDNNGKKEVKTILKGLNMPTGLTFKDGALYVIAVDKLIKYDNAEANLDNLGQGKVVYDDMPSYAAHGWKYISVDKDGWFYIPFGPPFNIGIPPTSVSQIRRVDPKTGNAEIWALGVRNSVGGDVDPRTGKYWFTENARDWISDDLPSDKLNMIGRMGEHFGYPYCHQGDLPDPKFAMGHKCSEFTPPVLKLGAHVAPLGMKFYTGSQFPADYKNNILIAEHGSWNRHKYQGGRIVRVIVGPDGKNAKQEVFASGWIEGDQGYLGRPADILLDKDGSILVADDWAGAIYRISYSKK
- a CDS encoding c-type cytochrome, with product MRVASFGILSAAILLTSFAHAADIAAGKEKAELCAGCHGENGISQTENIPSLAGQLDQFIQWQLVFFRAGARKNEQMQPIVEQLNNEDIRNLGAYFASLTPFKGGKDDNPELSEKGKQAAAGRRCASCHTDTFAGTKAVARIAGQREEYLVKALHDYKSGLRSGGAQAAMADVAYPLSDEEITALAHYLAYL
- the panE gene encoding 2-dehydropantoate 2-reductase, with translation MRVLVVGAGAIGGYFGGRMLQAGRDVTFLVRPKRASELASAGLVIKSPNGDVTLTNPPTVQADKLSEKFDVVLLSCKAFDLDDAIKSFAPAVGDKTAIIPLLNGMLHLDVLDRTFGAPHVLGGLCAIAATLNEAREVVQLQPMQSLNFGERAGGISDRVRAIADTFSVVNGAAASDHIMQDMWEKWVFLASLAASTSLMRTSVGNILAAPGGKDFLIGILDECSAIAADAGHMPGGPFFQRTRGLLTTEGSPMTASMFRDIKAGLPVEADHVIGDLIVRADAAKIPVPKLRTAYTHLKAYEKQRGG